The genomic DNA GAGATTTTTTTCATATCCTCTTTGCTCAATATTTCTCCTGTCTTATATTCATATGCTATTCTCTGCTGGACAATGTCACATTTAACACAGATTTCTTTTCCACAAAGTGTGAATCACGGTAAATACCATGCACACTCCTGTTTATTGAAAGAATCCCAAATGGAAAACAAATCAATTGCATATCAACCATTACATTTCTGTATTGATTCAACACATTCTGAAACATCGACCGCATTTGTTTATCCGGTTTGAAAATTGTTTATTTGACAATGGCAAGATTAACCGATTGGTACATATTAATTAAGCTTTTCCCATCTTGTGTAAGTGTTAATGACAATAGCTCTAATGGTGTCTCCATACTCCTTTCATTTTTACATGCCTCTCTTCATCCTCCACCAGCCCCAGCTAAGATCCTGTCATTTGGGGGCACAGTGACCACTCCCTGGATGAAGGAGGTACGATTGCCCTGTAGCTCAGTAGGAGAACCAACACCTACTATAAAATGGACCAAAGATAGGTGAGAATCCTCCCCAGAAATGTTATGTAAAGATGGGTTTATGGTGCTGCTGTGATACCTCTAAGAGTGAATTAGTGTTTAAGCATCTCAGTTGGTTAAGTCCCTTATCCTTTGCAGATGCTTATGTGCCGATATGCTGgaataacaaaaaaacccaCCCACCCCTCACCCCCAAACatatctttttctctctgtcataaattaataaaaatttaaaaaaaaaaaaaaatttttaaaaaaaaaaaaaaatatttttttattcttttcctGGACAATTTTGCAGCCTCCTGTTAACAAATGCTAAAAAAAGGTCTTTTTATCACAATCTAGTAAGAATCTTTGATGACGTCCTCCCATgattctctctatctctctctgctAGTGAGGACACAGCCATCCCAGTGTCTCTAGATGGACAGCGTCTCATTCTGGCCAATGGGACACTGGTGCTGCGCTCCGTCAAAGCTGAAGATTCTGGTTACTACACCTGCACGGCCACCAACACACTGGGCTTTGACACTATCATTGTCAACCTTTTGGTTCAAGGTAGGAAAATGGCAATAATGGCAATAATACCTATACCTTTCAGGCTATTTCATTTAGTCCACTCAACTATGGTCACACCTCACTTATAGGCCTGCTGTTCTtgagaaaaaattataaattggTACCTCCTCAAAAGAATCTATTATATTTTAGTACAAGTATTATTGCGCTGTTaactctttgtgtgtctcttcctCAGTCCCTCCAGACCAGCCTCGTCTAACCGTCtccaccacctccacctcctccatcacTCTGGCCTGGATACCAGGAGACAACGGAGGCAGCTCTATCAGAGGTACATGGCCCTGCACAGCAAAGCTCTCTTTCCACACTGATCTCATGAAAttgcgtatgtatgacacgccaattcataTGCCATTATTGGTGTGTTATAAAgccgcatactcgctttttaccATGTTTATCAACACGTTTgtcctccattgacttacattaccttgtgattgcgtgtgaatttacgctgtagggagtagtatgaaagggcgaaaatccacgtagggaggttggttgtggtggcggatgggtaaaacaggactttcacccagaagagcagggatcgtgtcccgcgtgttcttttcctaaacccaaccccgttgttcttttcctaaactcaaccgtagctttcttcttGTGATAACACGGCAAGAAGGCGATAACACACCACATGGGATGTATGTTTATGTCCGCTGCtgtcaaaatgcgtacagataacacgccacttggcttaagaaagtcgCCGTGTATGTTCTCTTTTATCTGGCACATTGTTAGTGTGCATGCTGATCTATTAGTTTATTGATTGGCCTCCTGGTTTTATGTTTCCCTGTTAACTATATGTCTGTTTGATTATCTGATTGTTGGTGATTTCTGTGTGAAGATGGGCATGGTGTGTGTGCCTGAATGGGCAAACATGCTAATGTGATTATAATCCCTTTTCTTTGTCCATGCTTTTTGTCAGCATGAGGGTGCTCCACTGTCATCTGTCTGGCTCTTTGTTGCTCTTCATACCTATATGAAACTATAAAGCAGTTTAAGATATAACTGCACTCAGAAAGACTTGTCACACATGTCATTACTAATGAAGGCTGTAAAAACTATAGAAAATGTCATGGGATCAGATTCAAAAACAACTTTTTGAACCATCGGGTCAAGTATATTTTAAAGCCACCAAAAGCTGTTTTTGCCTtctttatgcaaattagcataCTGCCAGGATGCCCAGAGAAAGCATGCATTACAAGAACGCAAGTAGGGAGTAATGTAATGTGTTGGGCGTGCAGcttttttattcaaataatgATGGCCCACCAAGCAGTATTTGCACACATCATCCAGTGTCTCATACATCATTGAAGCCCATCTATATACCTTGTATGTATACCAGAATGCCTACCTGTTTGTGAAGCCAGTGTCAGCAGTCCCCATCAAGCATCTATTTTACTTCACTACTGCAGTGGTTTCTGCTGATTATTCCTTTAAAGATAAAACATGTTAGCATTTCATAATCTCAGATGGTACAGCTTTTTGCAGcttgtgtaaaaataaaattaaaataaataaattaccaAATCCTGTAGGCTAGTATCCTACAGTGAGAACTGATTTAATGTTCTAATCTGTTCTACAATAGTTTGTTATTGTGCTGTTCTTTACTGCTCTCTCTGCTATCGTCTGTTGTGTTCTGCTGTGttctcttcttttctgtgaCAGACAGGGTGACTATAAAACTTCTAAACAAACACTGCAAGATCTGCACATGTTAACCTCTTTAATGTTTTGGACTCCATCGCACCAtctgttagagagagagagagagggaggaaaaaaatatGGTACAAAGAAACTGAGAGGGAGACATTCATATATACATAATTATAtacagaaagaaggaaagatggACAGAGATGGAGGATTAGATGTAAAGTCTCTCAAAGAAGCAGGGAGTTGGCTCTCCAAGGCAGCTGATTATAAAAACAGTCACCACATTGCATACCCTCATTTGCATAGATGCTCAGTCAGCGCCATCCCAGTCTAGGGGTTTGTAGGTAACTAATGGCGGCTTAGACAAAGCAGCTAGAACTTCCTCCAATCGGGGCCTATCTGGGCAAGTGAAGAATAGTCTGAcactgccatctagtggacagTAAAGGTACCAATGTCAAAAGCTTAGTAGGGTTGGTGCAAAATGAGTTCTTCATCTTAACTGTATGAAAAATAGAGAGCTatgtaataataaaagaaaataagtattgtgtgtgtgcttcttttgTGTGTATGCAGGTTTTGTGCTGCAGTACTCTGTAGACAATACGGAGGAATGGAAAGATGTTTTCATCAGTTCGAGTGAACGATCCTTCAAATTGGACAACCTGCGCTGTGGCACCTGGTATAAAGTGAAGCTGGCTGCAAAGAACAGTGTTGGAGCCGGACGCATCAGTGAGATCATTGAGGCAAAGACCCATGGGCGAGGTGAGAAGCCTAGGATAGAGGATGAAGGAAAGTAGTGTGGGTAGATAAAGGtgaacagtatatatatatatatatataaaatacacattttcacAATGGAGAAGCGGAtatggcctatatatatatatatatatatatatatatatatatatatatatatatatatatatacatctatATCTCAAACTTCACATCTTTGTGCTTCATACTTTATCCTCACAATAGCTTATAAAGCATTTTTTACAGTCAGTGTATTGCTCTGGGACTTTGAATGTATTTAAGTATAGTCATTCACATTTACTGTACCTTGTCCCCATTCTCAGCTTTTGAATGACAAAACTGATTATAAAAACATCCTAAAACAGTAATCAGAAAAATACATCATGATTTTGCTTCTTTTACAGAACCCCAGTTCAACAAGGATCAGCCGGTCTTCACCCACATTAACTCCAGCCATGCACGCCTCAACCTGCAGGGTTGGGCCAGTGGAGGCTGTCCAATCAGCGCTGTCACACTAGAATTTAGACCGAAAGGTGAGTCACTGCTTTTTTAATTTGCAATAATATTTGAAGATATCATGCAACAAATGAAATAGTAAAAGTTTGCATGtgaaacaaatacatgtatTGTTAGTATTGAGGTAACTTTCCATCTTTTGATGGAAACCAATAAGAAAAGACAAGAGATCAAACTCAACATTGGTATGTGTACTTTACGTAGGTACATGGGCATGGCAGACTGTACGTACCAATGCCACCACAGATGTATTCCTGGCAGAGCTGCGTGAGGCCACCTGGTATGAGTTAAAGATGAAAGCCTGTAACAGCGCTGGCTGTGGCAACCAGAGCTCCCAATTTGCAACACTGGACTATGATGGCAGTGAGTAGAAGACTCTCTTTGTTTGGCATTTCATTTGGATCAATGGTATTGTATGGTAAATAATGTCTGTTATTTCTGTGTGCAGGCACAATTCCACCAATCAAATCCCCCTTGGAAAAGAACGATGATGTCAAGAAGCTGTTTTCGATTGGCTGTCCTGTGATCTTGGTCACTCTGGGTGTTGCGCTGCTCTTCATCATTCGCAAGAAACGCAAAGAAAAGAGGCTGAAGAGACTAAGGGGTGAGAGAAGTGTTAGGGAGGAATTGACAAAAAGAACAAAGCAATCTTACGAATACGAAAAACATTATTGTCCACAGATGTGAAAATTTTTCTTCGGTTTCACCAAGAATACAAGAGAGACAGGACATTACAAACAATACATAGCCAAGACAGCAAGACGGACAAAACAgacaatacatttaataaaatgtgaCTTTACAAAGGTTACATTTacaaaagtaaataagtaaataaatatagcctactAAAAATGCTTGCTGTGCATAAAACCTGCAACCCGCAAAGTCTGCCTCGCCCTACATTCCATTCTTAGTACAGTTCCCAGTGTTATTTAGCACCTTCACAGCATTGCGGATGAAGGATTTCTTAAAGATGTTTCTATTTGCTGTTCTTCAGAGATATTCCTGAAGCAGACTTCAGAGAGAATAATGAATGTAGTCTCGAGATTTGCATTTATTTGAAAAGATTGATTTGTTTGCAGGAATAAATCATTTGTGATGTTCTCTGCTCTCTCTAGATGCCAAAAGCCTAGCAGAGATGCTGATCAGGTTAGACTGCTATTTCTATTCAAAATCAGTCTGAAATATTATTTAGTGTAACTCAAAATGTATATCACAAATTCAcattttgcatttctttcaaaGCCaacaatgtttgtgtgtgtgctcgtcTTGTACCTCTGGATTAGTAAAAACAACCGAAGCTTTGACACCCCAGTGAAGGGACCTCCTCAGGGCCCACGGTTGCACATCGACATCCCCAGAGTTCAGCTGCTGATTGAGGACAAAGAAGGCATCAAGCAAATCGGTGAGAGGAAGGGAGCGACAGAGAGCGTTGTTGTGTGTTCACGTGTCTGTGCATAAGCGTTGgattaaattatctttatttCAAATGTATAAGAAAAACTTGAAGGCATTGGacctttagtttagtttttttaaactacagtagTTGCTTTCCTGAAATATTAATTGTGTCTCGTATAGGTGAGGACAAAGCCACTATCCCTGTGACAGACACAGAGTTCAACCAAACTGGAAACCCTCAGAGCTTCTGCACAGGTGTGTCCGTCCATCACCCTGCCCTCATCCAGAACACAGGTCCTTTGATTGACATGTCAGACATCAGACCAGGAACCAGTAAGTGCTCTTGATCCTTGCTGTCCATTTTATCAGTAAAAGCTGAAAGTAAATTAAGCAGTATTGTAGCATTTagcgtttttttgtgtgtgcaaatgCTAGTTAGTTTTCCTGGCTTTAAACAGTCCCTGTACATATGCACATCCTTCTTATTTCTTCACCCATTTCCCACCAGACCCAGTGTCAAGGAAGAGTGTTAAGTCAGCCCACAGCATCAGGAACCGCTACTCCAGTCAGTGGACTCTGACCAAGTGCCAAGCCTCCACGCCAGCTCGCACTCTCACCTCAGACTGGCGCACAGTTGGCTCCCAGCATGGCATCACTGTCACAGAGAGTGACAGCTATAGCGCCAGCCTCTCACAGGACACAGGTTGGCACATGGGTGAAATGACACTTACAGCCATTAACATGCACATATGAGTAGGGTTTATTTTTGTAATGTGGAGGTGATTGTGGGTTTGCATTGGGTTACACCTCAAAAAGCATTTGTAAAACTGGAGATAGTGTGCTTAactttatttccttttctttctcttttataGATAAGGGTCGCAACAGCATGGTGTCAACAGAGAGCGCCTCCTCAACCTACGAGGAGTTGGCAAGAGCATATGAGCATGCCAAGCTAGAGGAACACCTGCAGCATGCAAAATTTGAGATTACTGAGTGCTTTATCTCTGACAGCTCATCTGACCAGATGACCACAGGTACCAATGACAATGCCGACAGCATGACGTCCATGAGCACACCCTCAGAGCCCGGTATCTGCCGTTTCACTGCCTCGCCACCCAAACCCCAGGATTATGATCGTGGCAAGAATGTAGCTGTGCCCATTCCACACCGCGCCAAGAGTGAGTGGTTGCTACAaagcatacttttttttttttttaaagaattactTTTGTCACATGGCGTTTAAAATTAGCATTAAAATGGCTTTAAATGTACACTGAGAGGtgcaaaaacaattaaaataggAAAACAAGACTAGATTTTGTTATTACAAGACAAGACTAGAAATAACAAAACAAGTAAAACAATTTAAGATACAAGTATacattatacaatatatacaactAAGAGGGTAAATAAGGTTCTGCCTGATGGATCATGTGTACATAGTGTGTAAAGATACCTGTAATTTTGCCGGATAAGTCCAGTGCAATCAGCAGTTTAGATAAACACACAGTTTGATAGCATGCAGCAATGATTATTATCCATAGGTGTTTTTTGCACAttaaatgtaacttttcccCTCCAGGTGACTATTGCAACCTACCCCTCTACATGAAGTCCGATCCTTTCTTTCGAAAGCAGTCAGAGCATCATGACCCATGTCCAGTGGTTCCACCACGTGAGGCCTCTATTCGTGGCCTGGCCCAGCGGGCATACCACACCCAGGGCCGTCATGTGACTATGGACTCTGCAAAGCAGCAGGCCCTAACCATGGGCCACTCTGGCCTGTCCAGTCTCACTTCCTCTGGAGGAGCGACAGGAGGCTGTGGCGGAAGTAGTGGAGGGGTGTCTGCTAGCTCTAGCAGCTCCACCCTTCCCCAGAGGACTCTCACCATGCCAGGCTCCTCTGCTTCAGTGGCCCagagtgcagcagcagcagctgctgctactgctgctgccgctgctgcatCATCATCCTCCGGTGCCACAGGAGGGACTCCTGGAGGtgcctcctcatcctcctccaagATGGGAGGATCCAGAGACTCTCTCCTGGAGAGCAGCTCCTCGGGCTTAGGCAGACTACAGAAGCAGAGGGATGGGGGGGCAGGGGCCTACTCCAAGTCATACACACTGGTGTAGCCTGCCAACACCGCGGCCTGTCACTGTAACTCTTAATACAATGCTGGTCAAGCCAGCGCTTGCCTGGAGCCTCTATGGAAAGGTGGGATGAggaacatacacatgcacagctGACCCATCAGTGCCTGCGCTGTGCCAGGCTGCAGGGGGCTGGTTGGGTTCCCATTGACACTACTATATGAAGGGGTCAGAGTTGGGTCTCCACAGCACAGGGGTTTGCCTTTCTTTCTGCCTGATTGCtttctattattattgtgtCATCTTTCTCTATCCCTAATTTCATCACCCTGCGAATCACTTGCCAAAACAAATGATTTATCTGTTCACctcatattttcattttctggtaagGACACAGTACTTATGCACAAAATGCTTTCCAAGTGCACTGTCTTGTTTTCTGGATCAAGACAGTCATAGAATGAACCAGGTTGCTGGTGGAGTTTTTGaggtttttaaatatattactTTTCTGGTCACTGATGGAAGAAGAGCTCATATCACAGCATTGTGCCATGGCAGGATGCTTTTACTGTATGCATAAACCACCAACCTTGGTGTAACACTGGCTCTGAGAGGTTACTCCATCATGGATTCACACATAGAGGCAGTGGAAGGACTGTCGTCTCAATACCAGTTTTGAGACGTGGAGAATTTTCTTATACATGCAATGGATGACACAGCATAGTGGTCTTAATTGATGCTTTTTTAAACAGACTCATAGCAGAGGagatgaaaaaaatgtcaagtgAATGATGCATCCAAACCTTTTTTTCTATCagttttctgtttattttctgaTGACGGAAATATAATCTCATGTGCACTAAGAAAAAGTTAGAATGGATCCAAGTAACAGAAACCTTCACAagactgcgtgtgtgtgcgtgtgggtgtatatgtgtaaatatatatatgtatacatgtgGCAGGCACACACCAACAGTGGACCTTTTTGAAATCAATCTGTATGCTGACCTCTTCGGCAGACATCTGTGTCAAAACTGACCCCCCCCTCACTATTCATTTTATACCTGTGAAAGGGGATTCGGGGAAAGTAACGTTGATGATGCTGACGACGTAACACTATGATCCTAATTTGGTCCAGCATTTTGAACTTTGTTTTCTTAAGATTGTTTAGAAATGATACTGAAGAGGAAGTGGGTTCAAAAGAGCGATTGCAGATGAAAGAGGTTCCCTTACTTTCTTTTCCTCAGAACAAAGAAGGAAGAGACTCTCTTATGACTTATCATTGCGCCACAATACCATTATTCTTTGTTTAACTCATTTTACCTGTATCCACCTTTTCCCCTATCTATCCTTCCCCACCTTCACTCCTATCCACCCAGCCCCCCATCATATCCATACAGTGTCACTGTGACCTACTGCTAGCATGCTGGCTAGTTAAAAAGATAGAGAGACTGAGAGGTCTAATATGCACAGACTGGAAGAAATGCTAATTGATGTTCAATGACAACTTGAATGGAGAGAAAGTAGCAAACATACAGCAAATTTATTGAGATGTATACAAGAAAAATCATATTTGTATGAAGTGATCTTGAATTTATGAACGGACAATGAATTTGAGATTATAGACAGAGACATCAAGTGTTGTTAGAATTTGCAGTTGTGTTACGGAAACGAGGAGATGGGGGTTACATAGCAGAGAGAAATAAGTGGTCttctaaactaaaatatatgTTTTCAAGTCCCTCCACCTTACTGAAATTTAATTTAGCTTTATGCATGGTACTGTATCTGCTAACTTTACGTTTAGTTGTTATTCACATTTCTTCTCCCAAAGCTTAATCCCATAACAAAGATCGTTCCAAAAAAAGAGTTGCTCCAAATGTTTTGCAATGGTAAAACGTAACATCAGGGCTCTCGcaatagaaaaaagaaaaagatatgatatatgtttgttttcaaaagtatgtacatatatatttcTATTCAAATATATAGCAAATATATGAATATTGAAAAAAGCAGAGAAATATAAAAGCCGTTCtaattgaaaatatatataaaaaaatcacaaGACAATCGCTCAGAGTGAAAAACTgcaagaaagaaggaagaaaaaagaagagggaaGCTTAAACGGGTAGCACAACCATGGACGGGAGATCTTGGAAAGAAAGGAAGTGGTGTGAAAGAAAGTTAAATGGTGAAACTGAGGTTTGAGGAATGATACAATGACCCCCTTGTGATTTTGTAAATCTTCCAGTTGCGGTGCCTGTGCAGCAGGTAGCAGCTGAGAGGAAAAGCACAGTAAAGTCAAATTATAGTGTGAGATTGTGTAGCTGGTTAACTGTGGTCTATGGCTCAGTGCAGAAAGTGTGgtgttgaaaaagaaaacagtaaaacaagGACAGCCTATACAGTAAGTGAGCCTATTGTAATATGTTGTATTGTACCTTCCAAAGGTGTGTTCACAAACTCAATGCCATTACCTGATTATAATTAATgaagacaaacagacaaatgtttctgtttcttatCTGTGTCATAGCGAGTCCTCTCCAAACTCCAGGACTGCAGGCCAATAAACATACCCCACAGTAACCATTATAACTGCTCATATATGTATTAATGCTCcctttcattttaaaactcGACAGGAGAGAAATTAATTtagctttccattgttaatgaTTATGATGCCTTTCCTTTTGGCCTTCATGTTTCAAGTTGTGCAAATACTTGTTTTTTAGTAAAACGAGTTTGGAAATGGGGCAGGCCTGTTTTAGCAACCAAAAACAGAGGCTTCCTTACTCCAGTTGTATGGATATTGGATGGAGTGATAAAACAAACTTCTGTCCACCCTGCTTTCCCCAAATCTCCAGTGAAGTTGCCTCTTCTGTAAAACACTGATTTACTGTCAGTTTGCTCAAAGTATGTGTAATGTGTACCTTTTAAGGAAAATTCCACCCTATGATACTTTTAGGCAGTTactgacaaaaaacaaacaatagttttacatttcaagaaatatgcttatttgctttctttctaaGAGTTAGATACgaatattatatacagtacaaaaaccaaagtgtaaaaatgagAAGTTGTGGTTTTACAGAGGTTATGTGCCGGACAGACTATGccttctttttactttattttttgtacggattaaacaaatCAGATATGTGTTAATTAGGGAATTTTTAATGAGTGATTTAGGGTggatttttaaaatacaacaacataCTTTTCAAACTGACTCTGTCTGTGTTCATGAGGCCAACTTCACGTTACATGCTACATCCCCAACCTTTTCCACATCTACTCAACCAACCAGATCTTCCCCACTCACTGTAACCCTTGCCCACCTATACAATATTATTTCTACTCCATAATAGAAGACTTGTGTACATAGGAAAGTGTTTTGTATAAATGAGTACTATTTTCGACATCTTCACTAGAAACCAGGGCACAATGTAAACTTTgaactgaagttattgtaatGAAACAGAAGAGGACTTAATTAAAAACTATAGAATTATACAGACACTGCTTTACCTTGATTTATGATCCAGTTGAAACATGTCAGAGTGGACCATGCATAGTTAACaatatttatttcttcttttacagGACATTTGGTTGCATTGTCtcagtttttattgttttttaatctttacgttgttttattttttactttgtcACAGGTTGCTTTGATTTAGAGTTTATCTTTTTTATTCCACTTTTTGGGGGCAGGACAGCAGCATTGCATGATCTGAAAATGTTGctggttaaaaaagaaaaatggaaatggTCAATTGAACAATTTAAAAAGGGGGTTcattaaaacatttgaaaaatgcaGAGGTTGTTCCTTAAACTTTTATGGGGAAACATTGCTTCAATTTGCAATTGCTTGTGTTTAActctacattttcttttctatgaaaacaaacaaaaacagaaaaagagtaCTCAACACCTTGTGCAATAAAGCTATCTTTTTATGAACTG from Perca fluviatilis chromosome 2, GENO_Pfluv_1.0, whole genome shotgun sequence includes the following:
- the LOC120547701 gene encoding Down syndrome cell adhesion molecule-like protein 1 homolog isoform X4 codes for the protein MKNITAVAGRNSFINCRVIGYPYYSINWYKEGLLLPDNHRQVVYENGTLKLSDVQKGMDEGAYVCSVLIQPQLFITQTVYVTVKVPPLIQPFDFPPTSIGKLMYIACVVSSGDMPIRITWRKDGQEIVPSSGITIDTKEFMSSLQISKVSLRHNGNYTCIASNDAATVSTERQLTVTVPPRFVVQPNNQDGIYGKAGILNCSVDGYPPPKVMWKHAKGALAGIGNPQQYHPVPLTGRIQIMSNGSLLIRHVLEEDRGFYLCQASNGVGSDISKSMVLTVKIPAMITSHPNTTMAKKGHLKELNCTARGEWPIIIRWERGDTVIDPDRNPRYSITTSPNEKTDEVLSTLKLKPAEREDSVFFSCHAINSYGEGRGLIQLTVQEPPDPPELEVREVKDRSMNLRWTQRFDGNSVITSYDIEYKNKTDTWELKHATRNISPTNNQANIVDLHPASVYSIRMYSYNAIGKSEASKELTISTEEAQPDGPPMEVILQPVTSQSIRVTWKAPRKELQNGVIRGYQIGYRENGPGSNGQYSIVEMKATGDSEVYTLDNLKKFAQYGVVVQAFNRAGTGPSSSEINATTLEDVPSQPPQNVRAISVTSDEAVITWAEPPRMTLHGVLKGYRVVFWAVFPDGEWGEMQNITTTKEQVELKGLEKFTNYSNQVLAYTQAGDGVRSNVLYIQTREDYPGPPAGIKAVPSSASSVVVSWLPPHKPNGIIRKYTIYCSSPGSGQPLPSEYEANPEQLFYRITHLNHRQQYLIWAAAVTTAGRGNFSDKVTVEPAAKAPAKILSFGGTVTTPWMKEVRLPCSSVGEPTPTIKWTKDSEDTAIPVSLDGQRLILANGTLVLRSVKAEDSGYYTCTATNTLGFDTIIVNLLVQVPPDQPRLTVSTTSTSSITLAWIPGDNGGSSIRGFVLQYSVDNTEEWKDVFISSSERSFKLDNLRCGTWYKVKLAAKNSVGAGRISEIIEAKTHGREPQFNKDQPVFTHINSSHARLNLQGWASGGCPISAVTLEFRPKGTWAWQTVRTNATTDVFLAELREATWYELKMKACNSAGCGNQSSQFATLDYDGSTIPPIKSPLEKNDDVKKLFSIGCPVILVTLGVALLFIIRKKRKEKRLKRLRDAKSLAEMLISKNNRSFDTPVKGPPQGPRLHIDIPRVQLLIEDKEGIKQIGEDKATIPVTDTEFNQTGNPQSFCTGVSVHHPALIQNTGPLIDMSDIRPGTNPVSRKSVKSAHSIRNRYSSQWTLTKCQASTPARTLTSDWRTVGSQHGITVTESDSYSASLSQDTDKGRNSMVSTESASSTYEELARAYEHAKLEEHLQHAKFEITECFISDSSSDQMTTGTNDNADSMTSMSTPSEPGICRFTASPPKPQDYDRGKNVAVPIPHRAKSDYCNLPLYMKSDPFFRKQSEHHDPCPVVPPREASIRGLAQRAYHTQGRHVTMDSAKQQALTMGHSGLSSLTSSGGATGGCGGSSGGVSASSSSSTLPQRTLTMPGSSASVAQSAAAAAAATAAAAAASSSSGATGGTPGGASSSSSKMGGSRDSLLESSSSGLGRLQKQRDGGAGAYSKSYTLV